The Lactuca sativa cultivar Salinas chromosome 2, Lsat_Salinas_v11, whole genome shotgun sequence genome includes a window with the following:
- the LOC111886299 gene encoding uncharacterized protein LOC111886299 isoform X1, protein MAMAASNASDIKIFTGLQQIAESRHYKAWLLDQFGVLHDGKQPYPGAISTLENLASRGAKMVIISNSSRRASTTLDKLKSLGFDPSLFIGAITSGELTYQHLQRRDDPWFRVLGKTCIHMTWSDRGAISLEGLGLQVVENVEKAEFILVHGTEALGLSSGDSISKKLEELEKILEHCAAKGIPMVVANPDFVTVEARELRIMPGTLAATYEKLGGEVKWMGKPHEIIYKAAMAMAGVDASDSIAVGDSLHHDIKGANASGIESAFITCGIHANELGLGGFGELADVSSVHALALKYDAYPSYVLPSFTW, encoded by the exons ATGGCAATGGCTGCATCCAATGCGAGTGACATCAAGATCTTCACAGGTCTCCAGCAAATTGCTGAATCTCGCCATTACAAG GCATGGCTGTTGGATCAATTTGGTGTTCTTCATGATGGGAAACAACCTTACCCTGGTGCCATATCTACAT TGGAAAATCTGGCTTCTCGTGGTGCTAAAATGGTCATTATTAGTAATTCATCAAGACGTGCATCAACAACATTGGATAAATTGAAAAGCCTTGGATTTGATCCCTCTCTCTTCATTGGAGCTATCACCAGTGGAGAATTAACATATCAACATCTTCAAAG GAGAGATGATCCTTGGTTTCGTGTTTTAGGAAAGACCTGCATTCACATGACATGGAGTGATCGAGGTGCTATATCACTTGAG GGGTTAGGGTTACAGGTTGTAGAGAATGTCGAAAAAGCTGAGTTTATTTTGGTCCATGGTACTGAAGCTCTAGGGCTTTCTTCTGGTGACTCTATTTCCAAGAAGCTTGAGGAGCTTGAGAAGATTCTAGAACATTGTGCAGCTAAAGGTATCCCTATGGTGGTAGCAAATCCTGATTTTGTCACTGTTGAAGCTAGAGAATTACGCATCATGCCTg GTACTTTAGCAGCTACTTACGAAAAGCTTGGTGGTGAAGTTAAATGGATGGGCAAGCCTCATGAG ATTATCTATAAAGCAGCTATGGCTATGGCTGGTGTGGATGCTTCTGATTCAATTGCTGTGGGGGACTCTTTACACCATGACATAAAAGGTGCAAATGCATCTGGGATTGAATCTGCTTTTATCACTTGTGGGATCCATGCAAATGAACTTGGACTTGGTGGATTTGGAGAACTTGCTGACGTGTCTTCTGTGCATGCTCTTGCATTGAAGTATGATGCTTATCCATCATATGTATTGCCTTCTTTTACGTGGTAA
- the LOC111886299 gene encoding uncharacterized protein LOC111886299 isoform X2 — protein MVIISNSSRRASTTLDKLKSLGFDPSLFIGAITSGELTYQHLQRRDDPWFRVLGKTCIHMTWSDRGAISLEGLGLQVVENVEKAEFILVHGTEALGLSSGDSISKKLEELEKILEHCAAKGIPMVVANPDFVTVEARELRIMPGTLAATYEKLGGEVKWMGKPHEIIYKAAMAMAGVDASDSIAVGDSLHHDIKGANASGIESAFITCGIHANELGLGGFGELADVSSVHALALKYDAYPSYVLPSFTW, from the exons ATGGTCATTATTAGTAATTCATCAAGACGTGCATCAACAACATTGGATAAATTGAAAAGCCTTGGATTTGATCCCTCTCTCTTCATTGGAGCTATCACCAGTGGAGAATTAACATATCAACATCTTCAAAG GAGAGATGATCCTTGGTTTCGTGTTTTAGGAAAGACCTGCATTCACATGACATGGAGTGATCGAGGTGCTATATCACTTGAG GGGTTAGGGTTACAGGTTGTAGAGAATGTCGAAAAAGCTGAGTTTATTTTGGTCCATGGTACTGAAGCTCTAGGGCTTTCTTCTGGTGACTCTATTTCCAAGAAGCTTGAGGAGCTTGAGAAGATTCTAGAACATTGTGCAGCTAAAGGTATCCCTATGGTGGTAGCAAATCCTGATTTTGTCACTGTTGAAGCTAGAGAATTACGCATCATGCCTg GTACTTTAGCAGCTACTTACGAAAAGCTTGGTGGTGAAGTTAAATGGATGGGCAAGCCTCATGAG ATTATCTATAAAGCAGCTATGGCTATGGCTGGTGTGGATGCTTCTGATTCAATTGCTGTGGGGGACTCTTTACACCATGACATAAAAGGTGCAAATGCATCTGGGATTGAATCTGCTTTTATCACTTGTGGGATCCATGCAAATGAACTTGGACTTGGTGGATTTGGAGAACTTGCTGACGTGTCTTCTGTGCATGCTCTTGCATTGAAGTATGATGCTTATCCATCATATGTATTGCCTTCTTTTACGTGGTAA